The following coding sequences are from one Buchnera aphidicola (Nippolachnus piri) window:
- the pheT gene encoding phenylalanine--tRNA ligase subunit beta — protein MKFREEWLYSWIPSLKNSNNLEEKLNNVGIEVSYICKNRKSIFVSNVIIGTVYKIFKHPKNLNYCIYLIDFGKIFFKKILVSFVNCCQIGNTVIVALAGISIYKKKKVQTLNIFGVVSEGFFCSFYILNLGFRSHDIVILSKKNLKGLEFFKYFKKNSRIIKFDCPTNRIDLKSIFGISREISIIYKVPLPKIFTRKFNTEVKPYCKVQKNFFSFNSNYTYREIHNLSNKNIVLPLIIQERLRACNISFHNTLENLLYYIFLETGHWFHIFDIDLLEDFQIQVRLSRIGEYFTNIYKKKIFLDKNSLIISNKNLILSTFDMSQTFGAFVTKNTKNLFIGTIDFVQEYNFMKKKEIFFLKDFSQYLRYNIFSKNCFKILDYYTSLILKFCGGTVTPIITQNLNFYSKTEKKILVRQKKVNQVIGYSFSKKKIIDILKNNFFKYININNILYFYPPYWRIDIFLEEDVIGEIVNRFGCQNLPILSFSNSINFKNIILKNSVSLLRIKNFLVNHGYFEVITYSFINPKFQKIFFPKKKFLIIKNSISFDMSVMRMSIWVGLLNCISYHQKRQHESIRIFETGLCFFSDRTSDLHIRQEKYLACAISGNFSINSWNLKNRKFDFYDMKGIIESILDLCGKLENVNISLENFPGLERHQSAGIYLSGQLIGKIGVLDSSFYEIFSLTHSVILCEILWEKISLKNSFIINTVSMLPTITKDISIIVLENIISIQIVKVCKKILNKDNVKIFIYDVYYGKGIPIGYKSLSLRFIFQSFNIMLTDIEILKKIQNCINVLKIKFQAILRD, from the coding sequence ATGAAATTTAGAGAAGAATGGTTATATTCTTGGATTCCTTCTTTAAAGAATTCTAATAATTTAGAAGAAAAATTAAATAATGTAGGAATAGAAGTATCTTACATATGTAAAAATCGAAAATCTATTTTTGTTTCTAATGTTATTATAGGTACAGTTTATAAAATTTTTAAACATCCTAAGAATTTAAATTATTGTATTTATTTAATAGATTTTGGAAAAATTTTTTTTAAAAAAATTCTTGTTAGTTTTGTTAATTGTTGTCAAATTGGGAATACAGTAATAGTTGCTCTTGCAGGTATTTCAATATATAAAAAAAAAAAAGTTCAGACTTTAAATATATTTGGAGTAGTATCGGAAGGTTTTTTTTGTAGTTTTTATATATTAAATCTTGGATTTCGTAGTCATGATATCGTTATTTTATCAAAAAAAAATTTAAAAGGATTAGAATTTTTTAAATATTTTAAAAAAAATTCTCGAATAATAAAATTTGATTGTCCGACAAATCGAATAGATTTGAAATCTATTTTTGGTATTTCTCGAGAAATTTCTATAATATATAAAGTTCCTTTACCAAAAATTTTTACAAGAAAATTTAATACAGAAGTTAAACCATATTGCAAAGTTCAAAAAAATTTTTTTTCATTTAATAGTAATTACACATATCGAGAAATTCATAATCTTTCAAATAAAAATATTGTATTACCGTTAATAATTCAAGAAAGATTACGAGCATGTAATATATCTTTTCATAATACTTTAGAAAATCTTTTATATTATATTTTTTTGGAAACTGGACATTGGTTTCACATTTTTGATATAGATTTATTAGAAGATTTTCAGATACAAGTTCGTTTGAGTCGAATAGGAGAATATTTTACAAATATTTATAAAAAAAAAATATTTTTAGACAAAAATTCTTTAATTATTTCTAATAAAAATTTAATTTTGTCTACGTTTGACATGTCTCAAACTTTTGGTGCATTTGTTACTAAAAATACTAAAAATTTATTTATTGGTACAATAGATTTTGTTCAAGAATATAATTTTATGAAAAAAAAAGAAATTTTTTTTTTAAAAGATTTTTCACAATACTTAAGATATAATATTTTTTCTAAAAATTGTTTTAAAATCTTAGATTATTATACTTCTTTAATTTTAAAATTTTGCGGGGGTACTGTAACGCCTATTATTACGCAAAATTTAAATTTTTATTCTAAGACAGAAAAAAAAATTTTAGTACGTCAAAAAAAAGTAAATCAAGTTATAGGTTATTCATTTTCAAAAAAAAAAATAATTGATATTTTAAAAAATAATTTTTTTAAATATATTAATATAAATAATATTTTATATTTTTATCCTCCTTATTGGCGTATAGATATTTTTTTAGAAGAAGATGTAATAGGTGAGATTGTTAATAGATTTGGTTGTCAAAATTTACCTATTTTATCTTTTTCAAATTCAATTAATTTTAAAAATATTATTTTAAAAAATTCTGTTTCTTTATTACGAATTAAAAATTTTTTAGTAAATCATGGATATTTTGAAGTTATTACATATAGTTTTATAAATCCAAAATTTCAAAAAATTTTTTTTCCAAAAAAAAAATTTTTAATTATTAAAAATTCTATTTCTTTTGATATGTCTGTAATGCGTATGTCAATTTGGGTAGGATTATTAAATTGTATTTCGTATCATCAAAAAAGACAACATGAATCAATACGAATTTTTGAAACTGGTTTATGTTTTTTTTCTGATAGAACATCAGATTTACATATTAGACAAGAGAAATATCTTGCATGTGCTATAAGTGGAAATTTTTCTATTAATTCTTGGAATTTAAAAAATAGAAAATTTGATTTTTATGATATGAAAGGTATTATTGAATCTATTTTAGATTTATGTGGAAAATTAGAAAATGTAAATATTTCTTTAGAAAATTTTCCTGGTTTAGAACGGCATCAAAGTGCTGGAATTTATCTTTCTGGGCAGTTAATTGGAAAGATTGGAGTTTTAGATTCTTCTTTTTATGAAATTTTTTCTTTAACTCATAGTGTAATTTTATGTGAAATTTTATGGGAAAAAATTTCTTTAAAAAATTCTTTTATAATAAATACTGTTTCTATGTTACCTACAATTACTAAAGACATTTCTATTATTGTTTTAGAAAATATTATTAGCATTCAGATCGTGAAAGTTTGTAAAAAAATTTTAAATAAAGATAATGTGAAGATTTTTATATATGATGTATATTATGGTAAAGGGATTCCAATAGGATATAAAAGTTTATCCTTACGTTTTATTTTTCAAAGTTTTAATATAATGTTAACTGATATAGAAATATTAAAAAAAATTCAAAATTGTATTAATGTATTAAAAATTAAGTTTCAGGCAATTTTAAGAGATTAA
- a CDS encoding integration host factor subunit alpha encodes MVLTKAEISDFLFEKLDINKQDIKELIEIFFEEVRKSLEKGEEVKLSGFGNFCLRDKKERPGRNPKTGENVFISARRVVIFKAGQKLRNRVENFILLTKKKNKK; translated from the coding sequence ATGGTATTAACTAAAGCTGAAATTTCTGATTTTTTATTTGAAAAATTAGATATTAATAAACAAGATATAAAAGAATTAATAGAGATTTTTTTTGAAGAAGTACGTAAATCTTTAGAAAAAGGTGAAGAGGTAAAGTTATCTGGTTTTGGAAATTTTTGTTTACGAGATAAAAAAGAACGTCCAGGAAGAAATCCCAAAACAGGAGAAAATGTTTTTATTTCTGCGCGTCGAGTTGTGATTTTTAAAGCAGGTCAAAAATTACGTAATAGAGTAGAAAATTTTATATTATTAACCAAAAAAAAAAATAAAAAATAA
- the glyS gene encoding glycine--tRNA ligase subunit beta has product MNKNIFLIELIIEDLPALQLHELSKNFLKIFIITLKIYNITWDSIKNFSTLRRLSLKIKNLKNDNLSKKIRIKGPSIEKAYDKNGTKTKNFKKWIKKFQIPINKIQKSIINKKEYLTFHIKKKPSSLQDILKKIIPKIILKIPCKNSMYWNQSQTKFIRPVRNILILLNKNIIPVKLFGLISNRLSTGHFILSPSYFSLKKANEYTEELYFQKKVIINYKKRKQEILKQINTFKKKLGCSIKIKKSLINEITSLVEWPKIFSGKFPEKFLKIPKLILIHVMEEQQKYLPTYQKNTKILSNNFLFINNIDIKNSNNVILGNEKVLCSRFDDVLFFLKKDVLISLEKRINLLKKINFHNKLGTLFKKIIRMQKISLYINKKTKKNNKKKIIRAISLSKCDLTTLMVAEYPKLQGIIGYQYSKFFKEDLEISNAIQEHYYPKYSTGPLPKNSIAQIISIADKLDSITGLFSIHEEPQKNYDPYASKRAAIGIIRIIIENNIQINISKLIQKSLKSYNIKKNLNFLKSKILFFLNKRFIQFYTKKYPKDIIKSVLSLKLTNFVNIYLRILNLHFFQKQKNYLKILLTYKRINNILKKTNFKFKNKKIDKNHLKNLEKKIFKKIYLIKKDNKNYKKKMYYLNFLKNLEKLCILLEKFFKTKLINHPQKNVKFNRLLLLYKIKKIFFYISDFSYLKIKKKK; this is encoded by the coding sequence ATGAATAAAAATATATTCTTAATAGAATTAATCATAGAAGATTTACCGGCATTACAACTTCATGAATTATCTAAAAATTTTTTAAAAATTTTTATAATTACATTAAAAATTTATAATATCACATGGGATTCTATAAAAAATTTTTCTACACTACGAAGATTATCTTTAAAAATTAAAAATTTAAAAAATGACAATTTATCTAAAAAAATACGAATTAAAGGACCATCTATTGAAAAAGCATACGATAAAAATGGTACAAAAACAAAAAATTTTAAAAAATGGATAAAAAAATTTCAAATACCTATCAATAAAATTCAAAAAAGTATAATTAATAAAAAAGAATATTTAACCTTTCATATAAAAAAAAAACCATCATCATTACAAGATATACTTAAAAAAATTATACCAAAAATTATATTAAAAATTCCATGTAAAAATTCAATGTATTGGAATCAATCACAAACAAAATTTATCAGACCAGTAAGAAATATTTTAATTTTATTAAATAAAAATATTATTCCAGTAAAATTATTCGGATTAATATCTAATCGACTATCCACAGGACATTTTATTTTATCGCCTTCTTATTTTTCCTTAAAAAAAGCTAATGAATATACAGAAGAATTATATTTTCAAAAAAAAGTTATTATAAATTATAAAAAAAGAAAACAAGAAATTTTAAAACAAATTAACACTTTTAAAAAAAAATTAGGATGCTCAATTAAAATTAAAAAATCTTTAATAAATGAAATAACATCTTTAGTAGAATGGCCTAAAATTTTTTCTGGAAAATTTCCTGAAAAATTTCTAAAAATTCCTAAATTAATTTTAATTCATGTAATGGAAGAACAGCAAAAATATTTACCTACTTATCAAAAAAATACTAAAATACTTTCAAATAATTTTTTATTTATTAATAATATAGATATAAAAAATTCAAATAATGTCATTTTAGGTAATGAAAAAGTTTTATGTTCTAGATTTGATGATGTACTTTTTTTTCTAAAAAAAGACGTCTTAATTTCTTTAGAAAAACGCATTAATTTACTTAAAAAAATTAATTTTCATAATAAATTAGGTACTTTATTTAAAAAAATTATCAGAATGCAAAAAATTAGTTTATATATTAATAAAAAAACAAAAAAAAATAATAAAAAAAAAATAATACGTGCTATATCTCTTTCTAAATGTGATTTAACAACATTAATGGTTGCAGAATATCCAAAACTACAAGGAATAATTGGGTATCAATATTCAAAATTTTTCAAAGAAGATCTTGAAATATCTAATGCTATTCAAGAACACTATTACCCTAAATATTCTACAGGACCTCTTCCTAAAAATTCTATCGCTCAAATTATCTCTATTGCGGATAAATTAGACTCTATTACAGGTTTATTTAGTATTCATGAAGAACCACAAAAAAATTATGATCCATATGCAAGTAAACGTGCTGCTATAGGAATTATTAGAATTATTATTGAAAATAATATACAAATAAATATTTCAAAATTAATACAAAAATCTTTAAAATCTTATAATATTAAAAAAAATTTAAATTTTTTAAAATCAAAAATTTTATTTTTTTTGAATAAAAGATTTATACAATTTTATACTAAAAAATATCCTAAAGATATAATCAAATCAGTATTATCATTAAAATTAACTAATTTTGTAAATATATACTTAAGAATTTTAAATTTACATTTCTTCCAAAAACAAAAAAATTATTTAAAAATTTTACTTACATATAAACGTATTAATAATATTTTAAAAAAAACAAATTTTAAATTTAAAAATAAAAAGATTGATAAAAATCATTTAAAAAATTTAGAAAAAAAAATATTTAAAAAAATTTATTTAATAAAAAAAGATAATAAAAATTATAAAAAAAAAATGTATTATTTAAATTTTTTAAAAAATTTAGAAAAATTATGTATATTACTAGAAAAATTTTTTAAAACAAAATTAATTAATCATCCACAAAAAAATGTTAAATTCAATCGTTTATTACTTCTTTATAAAATTAAAAAAATATTTTTTTATATATCTGATTTTTCTTATTTAAAAATTAAAAAAAAAAAATAA
- a CDS encoding glycine--tRNA ligase subunit alpha yields MNSSKILTFSKIIQKLQKFWNSQGCIILQPLDLNVGAGTFHPKTFFNVLNKNLIKLAYVQPTRRPSDGRYTKNPNRLQHYYQFQVLLKPAPDNIQQIFLKSLKILNIDLKNNDIRFIEDNWENTTLGACGLGWEIWINGMEITQFTYFQQMGSLNCNPISVEITYGLERLALHIQNCTNIFEIIWDIYKNKKITYGNLFNLSETQHSLYNFEESNKKKLYKLYSLHMEISKNLNENKKKLIVPAYEHVLNAIHYFNLLECKKILSVIERTNYVSQIRTQIKSISLNYLKNFF; encoded by the coding sequence ATGAATTCTTCAAAAATCTTAACATTTTCAAAAATCATTCAAAAACTTCAAAAATTTTGGAATTCACAAGGTTGCATTATTTTACAACCTTTAGATTTAAATGTAGGCGCAGGTACCTTTCATCCTAAAACTTTTTTTAATGTATTAAATAAGAATTTAATAAAACTTGCTTATGTGCAACCAACACGGCGACCATCTGACGGTAGATATACTAAAAATCCTAATCGTTTACAACATTATTATCAATTTCAAGTACTTTTAAAACCAGCTCCTGATAATATACAACAAATATTTTTAAAATCTTTAAAAATTTTAAATATTGATCTAAAAAATAATGATATTCGTTTTATTGAAGATAATTGGGAAAATACAACTTTAGGAGCTTGCGGACTAGGATGGGAAATCTGGATTAATGGAATGGAAATTACTCAGTTTACTTATTTTCAACAAATGGGTAGTTTAAACTGCAATCCAATTTCAGTAGAAATTACATATGGTTTAGAACGACTAGCATTACACATTCAAAATTGTACTAATATTTTTGAAATAATTTGGGATATTTATAAAAATAAAAAAATTACATATGGAAATTTATTTAATTTATCTGAAACTCAACATTCATTATACAACTTTGAAGAATCTAATAAAAAAAAATTATATAAATTATATTCACTTCATATGGAAATCTCTAAAAATTTAAATGAAAACAAAAAAAAATTGATTGTTCCTGCTTATGAACATGTATTAAATGCAATCCATTATTTTAATCTATTAGAATGTAAAAAAATTCTTTCAGTAATAGAACGGACTAATTATGTATCACAAATACGAACACAAATTAAATCTATTTCTTTAAACTATTTAAAAAATTTTTTTTAA
- the nfo gene encoding deoxyribonuclease IV, whose protein sequence is MTKYIGAHVSSAGGVENSVLRAHEIGATTFALFLQNQRRWESPPLTKISKILFKKNCQKYGYVSKYILPHSSYLINLGHPNNFLRKKSQFFFIKEIYRCQELGLSMLNFHPGSFLRKISEKKCLKNIIESINIVLNITKDITIVIENTAGQGSNVGYCFEHLAYIIRYVEDHTRIGVCLDSCHLYASGYDLHDFTGILNTFKKFEEIVSFKYLKGLHLNDSLYPLRSRIDRHENLGKGYIKSFFFKWIMKTKKFQNIPIILETKNKNLWSSEIKWLKSL, encoded by the coding sequence GTGACAAAATATATTGGAGCTCATGTAAGTTCTGCGGGAGGAGTTGAGAATTCAGTATTACGTGCGCATGAAATAGGAGCGACAACGTTTGCATTATTTCTTCAAAATCAGAGACGTTGGGAGTCACCTCCATTAACTAAAATTTCGAAAATTTTATTTAAAAAAAATTGTCAAAAATATGGATATGTTTCAAAATATATTTTACCTCATAGTAGTTATTTAATAAATTTAGGACATCCAAATAATTTTTTAAGAAAAAAATCTCAATTTTTTTTTATAAAAGAAATTTATAGATGTCAAGAATTAGGTTTATCAATGTTAAATTTTCATCCAGGAAGTTTTTTAAGAAAAATTTCTGAAAAAAAATGTTTAAAAAATATTATTGAATCAATAAATATAGTTTTAAATATAACAAAAGATATTACAATTGTTATAGAAAATACAGCAGGTCAAGGGAGTAATGTAGGGTATTGTTTTGAGCATTTAGCTTATATAATACGATATGTAGAAGATCATACAAGAATTGGAGTTTGTTTAGATAGTTGTCATTTATATGCTTCTGGATATGATTTACATGATTTTACAGGAATTTTAAATACATTTAAAAAATTTGAAGAAATTGTGAGTTTTAAATATTTAAAAGGTTTGCATTTAAATGATTCTCTTTATCCTTTAAGAAGTCGTATAGACCGTCATGAAAACTTAGGGAAAGGTTATATTAAAAGTTTTTTTTTTAAATGGATTATGAAAACAAAGAAATTTCAGAATATACCTATTATTTTAGAAACAAAAAATAAAAATTTATGGTCTTCAGAAATTAAATGGTTAAAAAGTTTGTGA
- the rplY gene encoding 50S ribosomal protein L25, with product MIIFEATQRTKIGTQYSRFIRRKENKIPAIIYGFKKYKPTLLIFLKHNNFLNYQITKEFGIKPLCIILKKKKYLVKIQEIQRHAFKLKILHIDFLYISGDFKNF from the coding sequence ATGATTATATTTGAAGCAACCCAAAGGACAAAAATAGGTACACAATATAGTCGTTTTATTAGACGGAAAGAAAATAAAATTCCAGCTATTATTTATGGTTTTAAAAAGTATAAACCTACTTTATTAATATTTTTAAAGCATAATAATTTTTTAAATTATCAAATAACGAAAGAGTTTGGTATTAAACCATTATGCATTATATTAAAAAAAAAAAAATATTTAGTAAAAATTCAAGAAATTCAAAGACATGCATTTAAATTGAAAATTTTACATATAGATTTTTTATATATTTCAGGAGATTTTAAGAATTTTTAA
- a CDS encoding DedA family protein: MKYYLINSMTLITHHLYFFVFIISFLESIAFIGLFLPGLILMGGIGTLIGNGKLNFYYTWLLSFLGCYLGDFFSYFLGRIGRKKIKKTFFFQKYKNFIKKITKYLNKYNILTIIIGKFIGPIRPLIPITSGILKFSFSKFLILNFFSCIFWPIIYFFPGIFTYLTVNSINSIQNPKIYIFFIILFFLNIFTFLWILYKWIFLLTKKKNFKIYKYNITLKIGKILIIIFTSIIFFEIIFLILQPQTFVLYKIFKKIL, from the coding sequence ATGAAATATTATCTCATTAATAGTATGACTTTAATAACACATCATTTATATTTTTTTGTTTTTATTATTTCTTTTTTAGAATCAATAGCATTTATTGGATTATTTTTACCTGGATTAATTTTAATGGGTGGAATTGGAACTTTAATTGGTAATGGAAAATTAAATTTTTATTATACATGGTTATTAAGTTTTTTAGGATGTTATTTAGGAGATTTTTTTTCTTATTTTTTAGGACGAATAGGAAGAAAAAAAATTAAAAAAACATTTTTTTTTCAAAAATATAAAAATTTTATAAAAAAAATTACAAAATATTTAAATAAATATAATATATTAACTATTATAATTGGAAAATTTATTGGACCTATTCGTCCTTTAATTCCTATTACATCTGGTATCTTAAAATTTTCATTTTCTAAATTTTTAATTTTAAATTTTTTTTCATGTATATTTTGGCCTATTATATATTTCTTTCCCGGAATTTTTACTTATTTAACAGTAAATTCTATTAATTCTATACAAAATCCTAAAATTTATATTTTTTTTATTATTTTATTTTTTCTTAATATATTCACTTTTCTCTGGATACTATATAAATGGATTTTTTTATTAACTAAAAAAAAAAATTTTAAAATTTATAAATATAACATTACTCTGAAAATTGGAAAAATATTAATTATAATATTTACTTCAATAATTTTTTTTGAAATTATATTTTTAATCTTACAACCACAAACTTTTGTTTTATATAAAATTTTTAAAAAAATTCTATAA